TGCAGGCACCAATGTATCCTTATGCGCCTTATGGGCAAATGTATCCTAATCAGGTTCAGCCACCAACTGCTACCAGCACTGACCAGCGCATTGAGATGGAGAAGCTGAACACGCAGATGCAGTTGGAGCGTTTAAAAAACGATAATGAACAGCTGAAGTTGCAAAATCAACAACTCCAGGGCCAAGTCCAAAATTTCAATACTCAGCAGCAGTGGCAATTAGCCCAACAGAATAATCAACCAAAAACAACAGCACTCCAGCCGCAAACTACTTGGTGGTCTTCGCCTATGCTTTGGGCTGTTGGAGGCGCAGCTCTCACTATTGGCGGTGGTGTTGTCGTCGCTGGGGTATTGGCTTTATTCTCACCACGGCAGCGCCCAGCCCGTACTGTCCAAGTGATTCATCCTTACCAAGGAGCTACACCGCCTTTGGTTCCAGTACGTCGTGCTGAGTTTCTGCCTGCTTCTCGGATGGAAGCAAGACGAGTTGAAGCCCACGAATACGACGAAATGCACGGATAGGGAAAATAAAACCACAGATAAACATCGATTTCTAATCTCGTTTCCAGGTTCTCCCTGGAAATTTTATTTGTTGGGCTGCTGTCACGAATTCAAGAGGCGGCAGCTTTCCTTTTAAGGATTTCCGGGCAGAAGCTATTGGTGACAACTTAAGAAAAAAGTAATGTGTTTATTTTTATGCCTCTCAACTCTCACTAATTATCTCAAACTCTTATCGGTCAATTAGTAAACTATTGAATAAGCGGGAGTAATATTGTGAAATACACGAGGACGCGTTGTATCGTCTGTACCTAAACTATAGAAATCCCTTTTTGAAGGCATTTCTGTCCTTTCCATTACGTAGCAAGGTTTTAGTATTTTTTCAATCCGATCCATATATATAATAAGTCCCCAGGCTTGTTTCTCTGCTCCTTCTCGTAGCCATTTCTTTATGAGAAATTCACTTATTTCCATAGTTTTTTATTTTTTTAATTGGATGCTTAATTTACCATACACAGCAAGCTTACTCAAGATGAATATTCACTTTAGATTTAGGAAGTTTAATCAGAGAGTAAAGTAATAAACTTGTATACAGGTATTAATTAAAAACTGTATACAAAACTCTGTCCTGTTATAATCTAGGAAGAGCCTTATATCCCACATTCCGCACCCGGAACTGTCACAAAAGAAATAGCAAAGAATTGTGGGGTTAGTTTTTGATTTAAAACCAAAATTGGAGAGATGGAAATTTAAAAATCAAACCAGAGTTTGCGAAAATAAAGAATCGGTATAAAAAATGCTGCACTAAAACGTAGAGTTACTAAACATAGAGTGAGTAACTCTTGCAAAAATTAGTAAAAGTAAAGCTTAATTAAAATAATAATCAAACTAATAAATAGTAGCGACGACAAGTACTAGGAAAAAATTGTAATATCCATAATCTTTCATCAGAGAGGTTTGATATTTGTGAAACACTATTAACAATTAATAAATGAATACCTTGGAAACATTGAAATATCCACCTGAGAGTGGGGCGGTCTGTTGGTTTACCTAATTGATTTTTTATTTCCTGGTTTTGAGCTAATAAAATTCCACGTAACTGTCGTTGTCCTAAAGTATAAACCAACAAACATAACCCCATAATCATTGATAAAGCTTCAATGCGCTCCGGTGACTTAATAAATATGCTATCTGTTAAGAATAAAGGGTCTTTTAAGAAAGCAAAGCCTCTTTCACATGATTGTTGAGCTTTATATTCCTTAATCATGTCAGTGTGGCTTAATTGGGATTCATCAATAATATTAGTTGCTAAAATAAATTTTCCCGAAGCGCGATTTTCAAGTTCAATTGCTGCTTTATCTTGCTCTAATTGCGCGGATATCTGATAGTAATATTTCCAGTCATTCTGATTGTTGTTTTTGTTTTTACCTTGAGGTTTTAACTGTTTCTTAGATATTTTAATTTCAGCCAAACAATGATATTTTAATTGCTCTGATAGATGTAATGCAGCTTTCTTGGCATCTCGATGACAAGCAAATTCTTCATTACATAATTTTGTGAGCTTTTGATGAGCATTTATTTGGGCTTGCTGAACACGGCGCATCAGCTGTTTAGAATCTGCTTTTTTCCGTTCTTGGCTTTCAACTATCAGCCATCTTTGCTCGATCCCGGCATAGTTACTAGACTTGACTATATATGAATAACCTGTTATTTCACTTTGGATTAAATCTTTGGAGTCTATTCCTAATAGTATTTGCTTGGCTAACCCCACTGTCAATGGAACTCTGCATAACCATTTGAGGCTTTTCATCAAATTCAGGTTTTCGGCACTATATAATGCGCTGTCTGCTACCATTAACGCATCTATATCAATATTTTCTCGAAAATTCACGAGAGTTTTCGCAAAGTTTTTCGTATCTGATTGATTTCCTGACGCTGCTTTTAAAAAGATGGGAATATCCCCATCACTGCTACAAATTAACTCTAGAATAAATTGTTTTAAGTCTGGTCTATGATCTCTTGAATAACCATAAGTTATATTTATTGGTTGTGGTGCTAACTCTAGGAGCTTATCTTCATTTTCTGTGGGAGCATTTCTTTCAAAGGCTACTTCGGGTAAACCAGTTTTATATTCTCCGTGCAGATGCAATGAAGAAGAATCTAAGTGTAGCGATGATAAATCTACTCCATATTTTTTTACTGCTGCTAACGCTATTAAAGTGAAGATTCCACTTAATCCTTTTAAATATAATTGGTCTAATACTCTTCCTAGTCTGTCGTCATTTAAATGTTCTGGTAATACTCCTTCTCCTATCAAGTGTTCACAGGCATAGCTATCCATATATTTAGGAAACATATATAATGTTCCAGATACAAACCCTAACCCGTTTAGTATCATTGCTTTGACCGCCTGACCCGCACTCACTTTAGACTGCGGGTGCTGTCCAAGTATTTTATTTATTTGGTCTACCAACCCTATTTCATCAATAATTCCTGCTACTATCCCCAGGTGATTTAAATTTTTTACTTCAATGCTCAAAGGCGAATTCATTTTCACACTATATCCCATCAACTATTTTTAGCTTTTCATGATGGAAGCTTATAGAGTGCTAATTTTATTTATTTTTTGACTTTTACCCTGATTCTGGCTATTAACTTTACTTCTGGGTTTTTCTTGTCTCAATTTCTACCAGTAGTTTTAATTTACTTACTGCTTTCTCTGTGTGCCAGTTTTAGGTGCGGAATGTGGGTTATATACAAAC
This Nostoc sp. C052 DNA region includes the following protein-coding sequences:
- a CDS encoding heterocyst differentiation related protein codes for the protein MSESMAFIGGVAVAGLAALVLLKGTNTPLQPNFAVASQMPGVVAPQGMQAPMYPYAPYGQMYPNQVQPPTATSTDQRIEMEKLNTQMQLERLKNDNEQLKLQNQQLQGQVQNFNTQQQWQLAQQNNQPKTTALQPQTTWWSSPMLWAVGGAALTIGGGVVVAGVLALFSPRQRPARTVQVIHPYQGATPPLVPVRRAEFLPASRMEARRVEAHEYDEMHG
- a CDS encoding IS1634 family transposase — its product is MNSPLSIEVKNLNHLGIVAGIIDEIGLVDQINKILGQHPQSKVSAGQAVKAMILNGLGFVSGTLYMFPKYMDSYACEHLIGEGVLPEHLNDDRLGRVLDQLYLKGLSGIFTLIALAAVKKYGVDLSSLHLDSSSLHLHGEYKTGLPEVAFERNAPTENEDKLLELAPQPINITYGYSRDHRPDLKQFILELICSSDGDIPIFLKAASGNQSDTKNFAKTLVNFRENIDIDALMVADSALYSAENLNLMKSLKWLCRVPLTVGLAKQILLGIDSKDLIQSEITGYSYIVKSSNYAGIEQRWLIVESQERKKADSKQLMRRVQQAQINAHQKLTKLCNEEFACHRDAKKAALHLSEQLKYHCLAEIKISKKQLKPQGKNKNNNQNDWKYYYQISAQLEQDKAAIELENRASGKFILATNIIDESQLSHTDMIKEYKAQQSCERGFAFLKDPLFLTDSIFIKSPERIEALSMIMGLCLLVYTLGQRQLRGILLAQNQEIKNQLGKPTDRPTLRWIFQCFQGIHLLIVNSVSQISNLSDERLWILQFFPSTCRRYYLLV